From the genome of Periplaneta americana isolate PAMFEO1 chromosome 15, P.americana_PAMFEO1_priV1, whole genome shotgun sequence, one region includes:
- the 128up gene encoding GTP-binding protein 128up codes for MSTILDKIAAIEAEMARTQKNKATAGHLGLLKARLAKLRRELITPKGGGGGTGEGFDVAKTGDARIGFVGFPSVGKSTLLSTLAGVYSEVAAYEFTTLTTVPGCIKYKGAKIQLLDLPGIIEGAKDGKGRGRQVIAVARTCSLIFIVLDVLKPLQHKKLIEHELEGFGLRLNKSPPNIVFRKKDKGGVNLQSLVPQSELDLDTVKSILSEYRIHNADITLRYDATSDDLIDVIEGNRIYVPCIYLLNKIDQISIEELDIIYKIPHCVPISAHHKWNFDDLLEKMWEYLKLVRIYTKPKGQLPDYESPVVLHSERLSVEDFCNKLHRSIAKEFKYALVWGSSVKHQPQKVGKDHVLHDEDVVQIVKKV; via the exons ATGAGTACAATATTGGATAAAATTGCAGCTATAGAAGCTGAG ATGGCCCGAACACAGAAAAATAAAGCAACAGCAGGTCATCTTGGCCTTTTGAAAGCTCGACTGGCCAAATTGCGACGAGAGCTAATTACTCCTAAAGGGGGAGGCGGGGGCACAGGTGAAGGATTTGATGTTGCCAAAACTGGTGATGCACGCATTGGTTTTGTAG GTTTTCCATCTGTCGGAAAGTCAACACTACTCAGTACCCTAGCTGGTGTATATTCGGAAGTTGCTGCCTATGAGTTTACAACCCTGACAACAGTACCTGGTTGTATCAAGTAtaaaggtgcaaaaattcaa TTGCTGGATCTGCCAGGAATCATTGAAGGAGCCAAGGATGGTAAAGGCAGAGGCCGACAAGTAATTGCCGTGGCAAGAACTTGTAGCTTAATTTTTATCGTCTTGGATGTGCTAAAACCTTTACAGCACAAGAAACTGATTGAACATGAGTTGGAAGGGTTTGGTTTGCGTCTCAACAAATCCCCACCAAACATTGTTTTCCGAAAGAAAGACAAGGGTGGTGTAAACTTACAGAGCTTG GTTCCACAATCGGAGCTTGATCTGGATACAGTGAAGTCAATCTTATCAGAGTATCGTATCCATAATGCAGACATTACCTTGAGATATGATGCAACAAGTGATGATTTGATTGATGTCATTGAAGGAAATCGCATATACGTCCCCTGTATCTACTTACTCAATAAAATTG ATCAAATCAGCATCGAGGAGTTGGATATTATTTACAAGATTCCACATTGTGTTCCCATTTCTGCCCATCACAAATGGAATTTCGATGACCTCCTTGAGAAAATGTGGGAATATCTGAAGTTGGTGCGCAT CTATACTAAACCCAAGGGACAACTTCCAGACTATGAATCACCTGTCGTTTTGCATTCGGAAAGACTAAGTGTTGAagacttttgtaataaattacatcgGAGCATAGCAAAGGAGTTTAAATA TGCTCTGGTATGGGGGTCCTCAGTGAAGCATCAGCCACAGAAAGTTGGAAAAGATCACGTCTTGCATGATGAGGACGTGGTGCAAATTGTGAAAAAAGTGTGA